The Shewanella mangrovisoli genome has a window encoding:
- a CDS encoding nuclease-related domain-containing protein, which yields MLLAVMISVVGLYPFSLKALEKQDSEAICILIQSEMQDWHPTTPRYQELKARFDERCQQPVANGIKSSVKQPATPTTVRQDTPKQKPNIIPTVVTPKPTPAHSTISPISSVLESLSILLVIPIFILVSAIVTLLFRPSLRRYRAERLGQQGEKRVAKLLKQGFRDEDFRLYCNLILPMDEITEGTPALTEVDLVLLTHFGVFVIEVKNYSGWIFGGEKQAQWTQKIFTKQTRFKNPLHQNYKHCLAVAHCLGLVEGLHSVVVFSDEASFKTPLPKNVVNESGLLSLIAQYKGQISETSHNLAFTSAAERLDIAQQQSDSDAKSLHLTQFKHRRVEPTISS from the coding sequence ATGTTGTTGGCTGTAATGATCAGTGTCGTTGGCCTTTATCCTTTTTCGCTAAAGGCATTAGAGAAACAAGACTCTGAAGCCATCTGTATTCTTATCCAAAGTGAGATGCAAGATTGGCATCCAACCACGCCGCGTTATCAAGAGCTTAAGGCAAGATTCGATGAGCGTTGCCAGCAACCCGTCGCCAATGGCATTAAATCTTCGGTAAAGCAGCCTGCAACGCCAACTACGGTTCGCCAAGACACGCCTAAGCAGAAACCCAATATAATACCTACCGTGGTAACACCTAAACCTACGCCCGCTCATAGCACGATTTCACCCATCTCTTCAGTACTCGAGTCGCTGTCGATTCTGTTGGTGATTCCGATTTTTATACTTGTGTCTGCGATAGTCACCTTGCTATTTCGTCCGTCACTCAGACGATACCGAGCTGAAAGGTTAGGCCAACAGGGTGAAAAGCGGGTCGCTAAGTTACTGAAACAGGGATTCAGAGATGAGGACTTTCGACTTTATTGCAATTTAATTTTACCTATGGATGAGATAACTGAAGGTACGCCTGCTTTGACAGAGGTGGATTTAGTTTTATTGACTCATTTTGGCGTGTTCGTTATTGAAGTTAAAAATTACTCCGGCTGGATATTTGGGGGAGAGAAGCAAGCCCAGTGGACGCAAAAAATCTTTACCAAGCAAACCCGCTTTAAAAATCCTCTCCATCAAAACTATAAACATTGCTTAGCCGTTGCCCACTGCTTAGGGTTAGTCGAGGGACTCCATTCGGTTGTTGTTTTTAGCGATGAGGCGAGCTTTAAAACGCCGTTGCCTAAAAATGTGGTGAATGAGTCGGGACTTTTGAGCTTAATCGCTCAATACAAAGGGCAAATAAGTGAAACCTCTCACAACCTGGCATTTACTAGCGCCGCAGAACGGCTGGATATTGCCCAGCAGCAATCAGACTCTGATGCTAAATCATTGCACTTAACGCAGTTTAAGCATCGTCGCGTCGAGCCAACCATCTCAAGTTAA
- a CDS encoding SRPBCC family protein, translated as MSDNTGTVTLHRVLRAPSTLVYKAFTDKAALERWLPPYGFVGTIHEFELAVGAGYSMSFIQFATGYSHSFKVVYTELIPNTLIRHTDQFDDENLPGVMQVTIELTEVSCGTNLQIIQEGIPAVIPEEMCYLGWQESLMQLAALVEAKTD; from the coding sequence ATGTCGGATAACACAGGTACAGTGACGTTACATAGAGTGCTGCGCGCGCCCTCGACGTTAGTCTATAAGGCCTTTACCGATAAAGCGGCGCTAGAGCGTTGGTTACCGCCTTACGGCTTTGTGGGGACCATTCATGAGTTTGAATTGGCCGTTGGGGCGGGCTATAGCATGAGTTTTATTCAATTTGCGACGGGATACAGTCACTCCTTTAAGGTGGTTTATACCGAGCTCATCCCCAACACACTTATCCGCCATACTGACCAGTTTGATGATGAGAATCTGCCCGGCGTGATGCAGGTGACTATCGAATTAACCGAGGTTTCCTGCGGTACCAATTTGCAGATCATTCAGGAGGGTATCCCAGCCGTTATCCCTGAGGAGATGTGTTACTTAGGCTGGCAAGAATCATTAATGCAACTTGCGGCTTTGGTGGAAGCGAAAACCGACTAA